In the genome of candidate division WOR-3 bacterium, one region contains:
- a CDS encoding TldD/PmbA family protein, with product MTELEKFNECFKNYTELRLQENKNEIIVLINGDCVTNYEKRESGVSARVFKNGLWGFASCPEQDEENIRKILKKAEENAAFISSRVKSSDKIFTDPKHEDFEINLSTKKQKLTRKQKMEFVKEIDTYVAEKYPDLKSRQITYYHLKMNKELLTSEGAHVSQIIPRSLLRITLSSGTDSHPINLSDSFGGLGDIEDIYGSPDDVFSGIDMLYDKLIKKCNGLVPDAGVKEVILGADLAGILAHEAMGHTTEADFVFGGSVAADLLDQKVASEIVNLTDFANTAFGKTCPSPVYYDDEGIKAKDAVVIENGILKSYMHNRRSAEYFQIEPTGNARAYKFDDEPLIRMRNTCILPGNEKLENLIASIEDGYFLENPGNGQADSTSEFMFSVTYGYEIKGGKLRNAIKDTTISGVAIELLKTVTMISDELRWESSGMCGKKQPMPVGMGGPAIKCRVNIGGN from the coding sequence ATGACTGAACTTGAAAAATTTAATGAGTGTTTCAAAAATTATACTGAATTGCGGCTTCAGGAAAACAAAAACGAAATAATTGTTCTCATAAACGGTGACTGCGTGACAAACTATGAAAAAAGAGAGAGCGGAGTCAGTGCAAGAGTTTTCAAAAATGGCCTCTGGGGTTTCGCGTCTTGTCCCGAACAAGATGAAGAAAACATTCGAAAAATTCTAAAAAAAGCAGAAGAAAATGCCGCTTTCATTTCTTCACGCGTAAAAAGCAGCGATAAAATTTTCACAGATCCGAAACATGAAGATTTCGAAATAAATCTTTCGACAAAAAAGCAAAAACTCACGAGAAAACAGAAAATGGAATTCGTCAAAGAAATTGACACTTACGTTGCGGAAAAATATCCCGATCTCAAGAGCAGACAAATCACATATTATCATTTGAAAATGAACAAAGAACTTCTGACTTCAGAAGGAGCTCACGTGAGTCAAATTATACCGAGATCTTTACTTAGGATAACTCTGTCATCAGGAACAGATTCACACCCGATAAACCTCAGCGATTCTTTCGGAGGCTTAGGTGACATAGAGGATATTTACGGTTCCCCTGATGATGTTTTCAGCGGTATAGACATGCTTTATGATAAACTGATTAAAAAATGCAACGGATTAGTCCCCGATGCAGGTGTAAAAGAAGTTATTCTCGGCGCTGACTTAGCCGGTATACTGGCGCACGAGGCGATGGGGCATACAACTGAAGCAGATTTTGTCTTTGGTGGTTCGGTTGCGGCTGATCTTCTTGATCAAAAGGTCGCTTCCGAAATCGTAAATCTTACTGATTTCGCCAACACAGCGTTCGGAAAGACCTGTCCTTCGCCGGTTTATTACGATGACGAAGGCATCAAGGCGAAGGACGCAGTCGTGATAGAAAACGGAATACTAAAAAGTTACATGCACAACAGAAGGTCTGCGGAATATTTCCAGATTGAACCGACTGGTAACGCGAGAGCTTATAAATTTGACGACGAGCCTCTTATAAGAATGAGAAATACGTGCATTTTGCCCGGCAATGAAAAACTGGAAAACTTGATAGCGTCTATCGAAGACGGTTATTTTTTAGAAAATCCCGGAAACGGCCAGGCGGACTCGACGAGTGAGTTTATGTTCTCCGTCACTTACGGTTATGAAATTAAAGGAGGCAAGCTCCGAAACGCTATCAAAGACACTACTATATCAGGTGTGGCTATTGAGCTATTGAAAACTGTAACTATGATTTCGGACGAATTGAGATGGGAAAGCTCCGGCATGTGCGGGAAAAAACAGCCAATGCCGGTCGGAATGGGAGGCCCCGCTATAAAATGCAGAGTGAACATCGGAGGAAATTAA
- a CDS encoding AraC family transcriptional regulator: MKRYSDNKKEYISRINRAMDFIQSNLQNSLTLKEIAGVSNFSPYHFHRIFSSIVGETLNNFINRLRIEKAASLLLSKKDKSVTEIAYDCGFSSSSSFARAFKEMYKMSASDWRGGGHAVNSNIRKSNSKNCKTESKNGKENNSSLSYNDEAMNSVEKKSLQLQTMRRKKMPKVKANKISVEELPEMCLAYVRHIGPYKGDDALFRSLFEKIIRWAGPRDILSGPDVKFLSVYHDDPEITESDKLRVSVGLTVSPETEVAGEIGKMTIPSGKYVLANFEIEQNQYQDAWDTVFADWFPKSGYVCDDRPCFEWALNDPDEHPEKKHIINICVPVKPL, translated from the coding sequence ATGAAAAGATACTCAGACAACAAAAAAGAATACATCTCCAGAATAAACAGGGCGATGGATTTCATACAAAGCAATCTGCAAAATTCTCTCACTCTAAAAGAGATAGCAGGGGTTTCAAATTTCTCTCCGTATCATTTCCACAGAATTTTCAGTTCAATTGTCGGCGAAACTCTCAACAACTTCATAAACAGATTGAGAATTGAAAAAGCCGCCTCGCTGCTTTTATCAAAAAAAGACAAATCCGTGACAGAAATCGCATACGACTGCGGATTTTCTAGCTCATCTTCTTTCGCCAGAGCTTTCAAGGAGATGTACAAAATGAGCGCCAGCGATTGGCGAGGAGGCGGACACGCCGTCAACAGCAATATTCGCAAATCAAACAGCAAAAACTGTAAAACGGAAAGCAAGAACGGGAAAGAAAATAATTCCTCATTGTCATACAATGACGAAGCGATGAACTCCGTAGAAAAAAAATCGCTTCAACTTCAAACAATGAGGAGGAAAAAAATGCCGAAAGTAAAAGCGAACAAAATCAGCGTCGAAGAACTTCCAGAAATGTGCCTGGCTTACGTCAGACACATAGGACCTTATAAAGGCGACGACGCTCTTTTCAGAAGCCTTTTCGAAAAAATAATCCGATGGGCTGGTCCAAGAGACATTCTCTCAGGTCCTGACGTAAAATTTCTTTCTGTTTATCACGATGATCCTGAAATAACTGAATCAGATAAACTTAGAGTCAGCGTAGGCCTGACGGTTTCTCCCGAAACAGAAGTGGCGGGAGAGATAGGAAAAATGACAATACCTTCGGGCAAATACGTCCTGGCTAATTTCGAAATTGAACAAAACCAGTACCAGGATGCATGGGACACAGTTTTCGCCGACTGGTTCCCTAAAAGCGGTTACGTATGCGACGACAGACCTTGTTTCGAATGGGCGCTAAACGACCCTGATGAGCATCCTGAAAAAAAACATATAATCAATATTTGCGTTCCTGTAAAACCTTTATAA